The stretch of DNA ATATACACATTTATAAATAAGAGCGAATCCAAAGAAGGGTTGGACGGGACTTCAGCGTCTACCAGTTTAAGCCCAGACATATATGCTCTATATTATCcaatgcatatatgtatatatttaatatatcatTTGTTCAACCCTAGCTATACTTTGGCATTCCATAGAAATACTCTAATTATCTATGTTTGAATAtcttgtttatattatttttagtccACCCCATAGAGTTCACTGTCCACCTGCTTTCTAGATCCACTTTTGAACACCATGATACTTATCCCATCAGATAAGCAAAGAGTCTCACactatttatcatatttttaaattttttctctttttaaaaagaaaaaatatattttatttactttgatttgatttaaaatatataatttactaCTCCCATGTCCCTTTCATGGAATTGATAACATCTCTATTAGTCTTTAATGACGATACCAATAATCATTTCCTTCTTTACCAATTCAAATATATTCATAGTAGATGAGACTCCCAACTCATTTAAGACTTTTACCTACTACTAAGCTACGTACCATTCTTGATCATTGTTGAAAACATGCTTTatagttatatattttgttaaatcataatattgaaCTATACATAATAGttaccaaaaaatatgtaacaacattttaataataaaaattttacaaaagtttgttctttcaaattttgtatTGCATTTCTTTTTATACAAAtcctatttcaaaaatttgcatTGAAGGTCAAAATTTCTATATAGTTCATACCAtaacttaaaactaaataaattcataCTTTTGTCAATTGTTTTGGTTTAGATTATAAACAaacttttatttatgtgtaACGAGTCGAGTCGAGTCGTGCGATTCGAGGACTTAAGTTGAGTTAGGTTGGAATAAAAgaatttgatttgttttgtaCTAAAAACCAAGCCACAAGGTGAATTAATTTTAGGGGATCCATTTCTGACCTAATTTGCAGCAAGGCTGCTTTGGAAggctttcaaaataaatatataaataaataattagaaaaagaaatgtgTAGATTGAGTTTATGTTTTTCGCATCTTTTAATATGCACATTCTTTTTACGTTTAGTTTCTGTAGTTccctttttttatcttttttccttttgcttttcctcttgactattatttatttatttatgtttgaaaggagaaaatatttatcaaGACAGACAGCCTGTAATAATGTTAATGCAATTATAtttcattattatataattttatgaaaacatCCTTACCGTTAAAACAAGGCCAAGTCCATAAGTCCATCCGAGGGTGGTCAAAAAGTTTCCCGTAACAAAGCTCCATTGTTTATGGTTCTCGAACAAGCAAAGGGACAGCGGCAGCATAGCTACCATTTCCATTACATATACCTTTCATTTAAAACTAAACTTGGCTTGGCTTAGCTTAGCTTAGCAATTTAACTTGGTAATGTGTTAATGTCTTTTTATTCATATTCATGTCTAAACCTTATTACTGATAAACACGCCTATGTAATGTACTCTTTAAGTATTCcatttcattataataattataataataataattaatcgtatttaacaaatcaaatcaaatttcagcTTGTGCTTAAACGTCGAACACAATGATTGCTTGCTGACACAGCATCCTTAATCGCTAGAAGAGAAGAGCCCTTCACTTCAATTGTATGATTTAATGAGGTGTCAAGGACGGCGACCTGACTAGAGCCGTGGTAGAAGTTGAGATGTACTGATTGAAAAAACTCCATTAGTTAGGAGTTAATTAAATCATTGTCATCAGCTGGCTCGCTGTTTAACCTCCGAACTAATTAAACTGTCCACACCAATTACTGAAAAAAGACACATTACTCGACTTTGGAAATTCCAAGTCACAATCCAGAGTTGCTCCACACCACAGAGCCAGACTTTTGGGTTTATAAACTTTCAAATTTGAAGGGGGCCAGAAGGAGAACGTCATCAATctcattacatatatatatatgtatattaatttcaaaatttgcagGCCTGTCCAGGGAGCACCAATGTGCCTGCCCACAGCCACAAGGCTCCAAAAGTAGGGTTTAGTTACACCCAATCACAAACCCATCAAGTGTCTCTCTGCCCTCTTAAAATGTCATGGCGTGAAACAGGGGACAGGGACAGAGACagagacgaagaagaagaagaagaagaagaagaagaagagctgCAACAAAACTACTTTTATAGGTTTAGTGTTCGCTTGCAGTAgtcgatgatgatgatgatgatggcggCCATGGCCTCCAAAACAGAACGAAGTTTTTGAAGCCCAAAATTCGACAACCCACAACCTAAATCATGATGCCTTATCCACTTTTCTTATTCCTACTACTcgttctcctctctctcctccccGCCGGCAAACCAGACCTCGCCGCCGACAAAGCCGCCCTTCTCTCCCTCCGCTCCACCGTCGGCGGCCGATCCCTTCTCTGGAACCTCTCCGACCCCACCGCTCCATGCTTCTGGCCCGGGGTAACCTGCCAGTCGGGCCGGGTCACGGAGCTTCGCCTCCCCGGAATGGGCCTCTCCGGCCGCCTCCCTTCCAACACAGTAGGAAATCTGACCCGTCTGCACACGCTGAGCCTCAGGTTCAATGCCCTGTCTGGCCCGCTTCCGGCGGACCTTGCCGCCGTCTCCGACCTCCGTAACCTCTACCTCCAGGGGAACCACTTCTCCGGCCCAATTCCCGACTTTGTCTTCTCTCTGCGCAACCTCATCCGCCTCAACCTCGCCTCCAACAACTTCTCCGGTGAGATCTCGCCCGCCATCAACAACCTTACTCGGCTCGGCACCCTCTACTTGGAGAATAACAAACTCACCGGTTCGATTCCCGACCTTAACCTCCCGAGCCTCGTTCAGTTCAACGTTTCCAACAACCAATTAACCGGCTCGATTCCCTCCAGACTTAGCCACCATCCCGCCAGCTCATTCGCCGGAAATTCTCTCTGTGGCGGCCCGCTCTTGTCTTGCAACGGTACTTCAACTGAGAGCGAAAACAAACTCTCCGGCGCTGCTATCGCCGGTATCGTCATTGGTTCGATAATTGCATTCTTGATCATTCTAGcaattttaatacttatttgcCGACGAAGAAGTGAAAAAAGAGAATCGAAGGACGTAGCTAAAGTAAGGCAGACGGAAATTGAAATTCCGCGCGGAAAATCAGCCGGAGATACTAGTAGTTTCAGTGGGGGTGCTCCGGCGCCGGTAAGGAAGGTGGATGCGGGTGCGAGCGGGAAGAAGAGCTTAGTATTTTTTGGGAAATCGGAGAGGGTGTTTGATTTGGAGGACTTGTTGAGAGCGTCGGCGGAGGTGTTGGGAAAGGGTACATTTGGGACGGCGTATAAGGCGGTGCTGGAAATGGGGACGGTGGTGGCGGTGAAGAGGCTGAGGGACGTGACGGTGCCAGAGAAGGAATTCCGGGAGAGGATGGAGGCGGTTGGAGCCATGAATCATGAAAATTTGGTTCCTCTGCGGGCTTATTACTACAGCAAGGATGAGAAGCTTCTTGTCTATGATTACATGCCAATGGGAAGCTTGTCTGCACTTTTACATGGTAAGCACTTCtctagttttctttcttctacttttgattttcATCATACTTGCAGGTCATGATACTCCATTCTGTTTTGCTAGGATATATCATGATGGTTATCTTTCTGGTATTTGCATCGTCTACCTCTTTTTGATCACTGATGactttattttttctgtttacTTGTCACCTATATAGTTGATGGGCTGTTAAataaatgtgtgtgtgagtgAGTGCGCCCGTGGGTTCTAATTTTTTCCAATCCGTCACTGCAATATATCTCCTAGAGAGAAGGCTTTTAGCTGGCAATGAAACCCATTCATTTTCCAATGGCTATTTTGAGCTTGAGAAAAGGGTGATTCTGAACAGTAAATGCCCATCGACTTGTCTGTTTTTCTTGCACattcaaaaaccaaattcaaGTACTCATTGGAGATGCCTCTTCTTTTAGGAGGAGAAGGATTTCCCTCTTATCACTAGCTGTCCACGTGGTATTTATTTGAGCCATGATTTCATTAATATACTCAACGTTCATGAAGTTTGATGATTACAAATATTGCTTCAAGCAATGCTTGGAACTTGGACTTgtgaaggaaaaggaaaatggaaggaTCAAAGAATCATGTAGGGTATAAAAAATCTTCCCTTCAGACCTGGTCTACTACCTACAGGAGTTGGAAGTTCTCAAAATTAACTCGAGAGATTTGAAATGTGAGTTTATGCATGATATAGAGTTACATTTACTTTTCAAAGCGAAAACCTACCTGTCAGTACGGTTGTTGCATTTGTTTTAAAGGATGGGCTTAAGACTTGCAGCCACCAAACCATTATATTCTACGCAAGTTATGTTTTTCTAAGAGAACTATATTCATCTCGTCCTTTCAGATGCATTTTGTCTTATATCTGCTTTCAGATCCaatgttttccttttctcatAAGTTGAAAAAATTGCCCTtagttcttttttatttaagttattgTTTCTAAAGAGTAACCAAGTGCACAAGATTCCTGCCATTATGAGGGGTTCGATGTAGGGTTAGCTGTATGCGGGATAATATGCATGGCTATTTTTATGGTTTGGAGTTTGAACCTGCAATTCTAACGTCATAATAGAGCAACATTTCTTACATGCTCTGGTTCAAAGCTGTCCCTAATGTCCCTATAAGGATGACTCTGAGCATATAACAACATTGGGACACACAGCATTTGCTTTTGTCCACCTTCAGAGTCTGTTGAGGTCCTAGGCCAGTAGGAAAAGAGACCATCAACAGGGAGCTGGAACATTTTCCAAATTAGCTTTATGtttatggtttggttttatttgTCCCAATTGCAGGAAACAGAGGAACTGGTAGGACACCATTAAACTGGGAAACAAGGTCTGCAATTGCCCTCAGAGCAGCACGTGGGATTGCGTATCTCCACTCACAGGGCCCGGAATTCTCCCATGGCAACATCAAATCCTCTAATATCCTCCTTACTCAGTCCTATGAGGCCCGTGTGTCTGATTTTGGCCTTGCCCAACTTGTTGGACCCACTCCCACTCCTAACCGCGTTGCTGGTTACCGAGCACCCGAGGTGACCGACGCCCGGAAAGTCTCTCAGAAAGCTGACGTATACAGCTTTGGAGTGTTGCTGCTGGAACTGCTAACAGGAAAGGCTCCCACTAACTCCGTCTTGAATGAGGAGGGGGTAGACCTGCCAAGATGGGTCCAGTCTGTGGTTGGGGAGGAGTGGACAGCTGACGTGTTTGACCTTGAGCTCCTTAGGTATCAAAGCGTTGAAGAGGAGATGATTCAGCTCTTGCAGCTTGCCATTGATTGTGTTGCTCATTACCCTGACAGGCGCCCCTCGATGACTGAGGTGAATACCCAAATTGAAATTCTTTGCCGTTCTAGTTTGCATAAACAGCAAGATCCTTTTGGTGACATAACCAATGGCGAGGACGAGCAGCATGGCAATGCTGTTGATTCGGCTTCAGGTGCCGATTGAAGAGAATGCCCTTTCCTGTTTCGTTATATTTAGAATACTCGATCTGCTTTCTGTCGTTTTCTTTTACAATTCTTTGGGCACGTTTGGTCGTTGAGAATCTACTCTATACCTTCTCTCTTTCGGTCATCTGATTGACCTTCCGGCAACTAAATTTCTCCATCCCCTGGTACTCGCCATTTTCTGTGTAATATTCACTGTCAACTGTGAATAATTGTCAATTTGTTGTTGTTGGTGGTGGTTGGCCCTGTAATTACACATCTTTTATCCCTCCCTTTTTGTTTCGGAATCTTATGAGACATTGATATTACTGAAACTGAGTGGCTTTGGTTTGCGTTTATGGATTCAGGTTCTGCGTCGTCTACATCGGCATTGCTCTTCTATATTCTGTTATGTGTCCCCATTAGTGCTGTCTTTATTTGAAGCCGTCCCTCTctggtgggtgggtgggtgttTTACGCCTAGAATTTATGCTAAAAGCACTGGGATTTCGCTTACTAATGAAACTTGGTTCGTTGGAACTGAAGTGTTGGGGTATCCTTGCTTTGAAATTGAATATTAACAGCGTAGTCTTCTGGCAAATGAAGCCATCTCTGACTTTCTGTGGCGTAGTAAAGGAAGTGAGATGGACATTGATGGCTCCCATCTATTTGAACGTTAGGTAGAGATTTTATGGTCCACATCATTTTCATTACATTTAACTAAGAAACGCTGGGTGGGAGTGGGAGGGAGTGGGGCAGTTAATGTGGCGGTTGTTTTAATTTGCTAGCTGCCCAAGAAAATGACTGGCCCTTCACTGCCTAATGCCATGACACGTGTCCTCATGGTTATTGCTTTATGTAGCCTCTCATGCGTTCAAAATGTCAATTTTATATACCtctttaaaaacatattttctttatcttttctaattaattatcaGAGCTTATTAGTATCAGACTCTTCTACTCTAAATTTTAGATTCTAAggagaatattttaattttttacttagtTAACTATAAATGTTataatataacttataaattatctaaaaaaagtCGAGAGAATACTAGTAAAACCAATAAACCAATTACTCTCTAAGTGTATCCTTTTGAAGAAACCTCACCTTTTGTTTATGataattgatttgattaatGTTATTTATCTAAACTGAATCTCCAGTCTAACTGACATCTTTTTATTGAACAATGAAAAGATGCACAATAAACATAGATAGTTATACATTTTTATTGTCCAATAAAAATATGCCATCTAATGTAAACAAATATCACTATTCAATTGATTTAGAGTATATTTGGTTGAGCGATTTAACTGCTTATAAACtattaatttaacttataagttatcaagttttttttattaaacgtTTGATAACACcaaataacttaaaagctatAGAACTTAAATACTAAACTAATAGCATTTGGAAaaagtcccccccccccccccccaaaaaaaaaagtttttccAAAACACTATTACCGTCCTTTATGCATTGACCAAGTAAATTATCACTACTAGAccctaaaacaaaacatcaattttcaaCCTATATCTTTTTTCAACCTTCTGCAATCTCTCATCCCTCCCATTACTAGACCCATCTCCAACCACCATCATCACTGTTGTTTGTTGCCATCCTCCTCGCTGTTCATCCCAACCCATTGTTCGTTGTCTCTATTGCCTCCATTGTCGCCTCCTCTTGCCTTCGCTCTACGTTTTTGTTCaccattttatatatatatcacatatatattaaattaatatacatatataataatatacattatatactatatataatatatatataatacatgctaatattgaataatatatgttaatatttttataaattttatttacattattcaaTAACATATCTAATTTCATCTTCTTATCAAATTCTgataatttaacaaatttttcaaatcaaacacataattattaatgaatattttataaatatatttatttaaacatattatcaACTTAATTACTATCTAACTTTTAAGTTTACACAACTTAAAAACAAATAGCTTCTAAGctacattaaaaataaacactCGGCAACACCCAAGGTTGATCCAATTTTCCGATGGAACCTGATAAGAGAGTAAATCGTCAAATTCACACAAATCACGCCGCCTTACTTTTGATATTACTTTTCAAGCAATTTTGGGCCCCCTCGGCCAATCTCGTAGGCTGACTGAATCGACCAAGAAGTCGGTGTCTTATAGCTCATCAAGGTTAAGGGACTTCAAAGACGAGAGCAGACTGCTTTATGCCCTTCAAGACTTCACGAATTAGTGAAGAAGCCAAGTATCTTTTACGTTCTAACTTTAGAGAAGGACATATGTTCCTTTAGCTTTAAAAAGGAGGGGAAAGATTTACTTTGGCTTCAGTGAGCCTGCAATTGTTGTTTGGAGGCTCAAAGGGAAACAATGCTGGGAAGATACGAAAAATTATGCACATGGTTAAGTATTCCTAAATCTTAACATTACACATAGAATTGTGGTTGTTCTAGAccaatttttatgaaaaactaaATAGAACctcaaaatttttcttcaaGCTGTGCCACAT from Diospyros lotus cultivar Yz01 chromosome 6, ASM1463336v1, whole genome shotgun sequence encodes:
- the LOC127803456 gene encoding probable inactive receptor kinase RLK902 encodes the protein MMPYPLFLFLLLVLLSLLPAGKPDLAADKAALLSLRSTVGGRSLLWNLSDPTAPCFWPGVTCQSGRVTELRLPGMGLSGRLPSNTVGNLTRLHTLSLRFNALSGPLPADLAAVSDLRNLYLQGNHFSGPIPDFVFSLRNLIRLNLASNNFSGEISPAINNLTRLGTLYLENNKLTGSIPDLNLPSLVQFNVSNNQLTGSIPSRLSHHPASSFAGNSLCGGPLLSCNGTSTESENKLSGAAIAGIVIGSIIAFLIILAILILICRRRSEKRESKDVAKVRQTEIEIPRGKSAGDTSSFSGGAPAPVRKVDAGASGKKSLVFFGKSERVFDLEDLLRASAEVLGKGTFGTAYKAVLEMGTVVAVKRLRDVTVPEKEFRERMEAVGAMNHENLVPLRAYYYSKDEKLLVYDYMPMGSLSALLHGNRGTGRTPLNWETRSAIALRAARGIAYLHSQGPEFSHGNIKSSNILLTQSYEARVSDFGLAQLVGPTPTPNRVAGYRAPEVTDARKVSQKADVYSFGVLLLELLTGKAPTNSVLNEEGVDLPRWVQSVVGEEWTADVFDLELLRYQSVEEEMIQLLQLAIDCVAHYPDRRPSMTEVNTQIEILCRSSLHKQQDPFGDITNGEDEQHGNAVDSASGAD